The following DNA comes from Candidatus Acidiferrales bacterium.
TCAGCCCCTCGGAAGCGTCCAGCACGGCCTTTTTAAAGTATTCACGCATTCCATTCCATTGCTCTTCAGTAACATCTTTAGCCCAACCGACTCCCCGGAGACGCCACCCTACCCTCATATAGTAACGGGCTCGTGCTGCATACGCATTCGCACACTCAGGGTAACGCCGGATCCAATCATTAAGGCTCACCTCTATCGTCGAATCAGGTATTTCAAATGTGCTGAAGGCACGCCAATAATACTCTTCGAGTGTCTTGTCTTTCTCCAGAATCTCGGTGACATCGTCTAATTTCTTCATCAAGGGTTCGTACAAACCGCTCTTGAGTAAATACAGCAGCGTAAGCTTGTCCGGACCACCATGTGGAGCTGTACTTTGAGCATACGCGCAAAACGAGGAAAGAATGAGAACGACTGTAAGACGATAACCGGTAAGTTTCATAACTGTCTCCCTGCCTGACGATATTTCAAACTTAGATAAACTCAAACCATAAATGGAAACTTAAGCGTTCGCACACCGGAAGTATTTCCACACCATTTCTTCCACAATATGTCCGCCGACCTTGCCTTTGAAATTTATGTTTTGCTTCTGCGATATGCAAATATCCGCGGCATAACTAAGAAAGCTTGAATTCATTTTAGGTCACTTGCCGGCTTCGCCTGATCCAGGAAAGAATTATTGATGGCTGGCCAGACAATAGATTTGCCACTTCTAACACCATTCTAATTTCCCTTCAAAGTGGACATTGAATAACCCAAGGAGCCGGGGATCTGCCTCTCTTTTGCCGTTGTTCCAATTAGAAATCTCTCACTCTTTGAGTGCTACTCCAAGGGAAAGTCCTGCCCATGGTACAAATTCTTTGAAGGTAAACAGAGGAGTGAAACCGATTCGAAATATTACGCCGCTATCTCTCGGCTGCATCCTGTACCCAATTGTCGCCGCGCCTAACAAAACGTTTGCCCTATTCTGGTGAGCTGTGCCAAAAAATATTTCTTCACCTTGAAATGAAATGACGGCGGGCACTAAACCAATTCCCAACTCAAGGTGGTGATCCCCCTGTCCGGTAAGATAGTTGACCATGATAGGAAAGGCTGTGAATTTCAACTCACCCGCAACAAGCAAGGCAAACGCGGGGAGCGACCAAGTGGTGAATCCCACCCTCAAACTGAAATTCGGGGTGAAGCGGTGATCACAATTGATTGAATAGAGGATACCTGGTCCAAAACCTTCAGCATATATCGCGTCTCGAGTGTAATGATTCACACTTTCCTGAGCAAAGAGAGGACTCGTGGCGACAGCGATAACAAAGCAAGGCATCAACATTGAGGGGAACACGAATTTCGTGCGATGGATCCTCATAAAACAACCCCTTTCTCACGTAATTATGAAATACAAAAGATATTAAGCGGCGGATTACAGAAAGTCAAGCTCATGTCCGCGTTCTCTGAAGATTTGAGCGAGAAATACGATTTCGGGTCTAAGATGAAATCGGAAACTTAGACTCCACCCTTCAAGACTTTGTTTAGGAAGGACAAAGGCAGGACAAGATTAGGATCATGTCCTGCATAGATTCAGTATCTTGGCAAGCTCGGATCTATTTTCTCGACCCACTCGTCGATTCCGCCGACCAGATTCTTCACGCTCTTAAATCCGTTTCTGCGAAGGAAGTCTGCCGCTCTTCCACTCCGTCCTCCGGACTTGCAGTGTACCACGATCTCTTTCGAGGGATCCAATTCATCAATCCTTTTTGGCAGTGTGGAAAGAGGAATTAGATATGCGCCGATATTGACAATCTCATACTCATGCGGCTCGCGAACGTCGAGGAGAAAAACGTCGTCGCCTCGATCCAGTCTTGTTTTTAGCTGCTCAACCGTGATTTCAGTTTCGCCATCGACGACCTCTGCGGGCTGAGTCACGTGAGGTGCAATCCCACAGAATTGCTCATAGTCGATCAACTCGTGAATCGTCGGGTTGTCTCCGCAGATCGGGCACTCGGGATTTTTCCGGAGCTTCAGTTCGCGGAATTTGAATTTCAGTGCATCGAACAAGACGAGCCTGCCTATCAACGGCTCGCCCTCTCCCAGAATAAGCTTGATCACCTCGAGTGCCTGTAATGACCCGATTATTCCCGGCAAAACTCCGAGCACTCCGCCTTCCGCACAGCTTGGAACCAGTCCCGGCGGAGGCGGCGCAGGGTAAAGACATCTGTAACACGGCCCGCGTTTCGCATCGAACACGCTCACCTGTCCATCAAACCTCAGGATGGAGCCGTAAACGTTCGGCTTTCCCAATAGAACACAGGCATCATTTACCAGATACCGGGTCGGGAAATTGTCCGTCCCATCGACGATCACGTCATAGTCTCCAAATAGGCCCAGGGCATTCGCAGACGAGAGTCTTTCTTCATAAGTCTCGACTTCGACATTCGGATTGATTCCATTTAGAGTCTCGCGTGCTGAATCCAATTTCGGTCTTCCAATATCCGGGGTTGAATGCATAACCTGTCTCTGTAAATTTGTCAAATCGACGACATCGAAGTCTACAATACCGATCTTGCCGACACCTGCCGCAGCAAGATACAGCCCCAGCGGAGATCCAAGTCCGCCTGCGCCGATCATTAAGACTTTTGCGGCCTTCAGTTTCTTTTGTCCGGATAATCCAACTTCAGGAATAATCAGATGCCTGCTATAGCGAAGCACCTCTTCGTTGGAAAGCTGGACCTCGTCTTCGATTGTGGTGACATCCACACCACCAGCAATTGATGGTACGATGCTCACCGTATCGGACTCCTTCACCGGAGTTTTTTCTTTCTCGAGGTATCGAATATCCTCGTCGTTGATATAGATGTTCACATAACTTCTCAGATCGCCATTCTCGCCATACAGATGCTGACGAACGTCTCCATATTTTGAAGTTAGATCCTGCAGTACTTCACTTATTGTATTGCCGTTGACTTCGACCGTATCTTTTTTGTCCGTGTATGGACGCAACGGCGTCGGAATGAAAACCTTTATTGACATATATTTAACCTCTATTTGGAATACCGGTTAGTCTTTAGTTTTTGTTTTGCTGCTACCTACTGCCTGCTGTTTACTTCTTCTTCCACCAGAAATTCTTTCCGATCGAATCGATCCCTGGTGTCACTCAACAGCCATGCACTTATGTCCCTGGCCTTCCCTTGCGAAACAGATACAACAATGTATGTGAACCAGGGGAGCGCATGGTCCCTATCAAATTCCGAAGGAACCGCCGGATGATCAGGATGAGAATGATAGAAACCGAGCAGATCTAATTTTCGCTCGACGGCGATCCTCTCCATCTGCAAATATTGTTTCGG
Coding sequences within:
- the moeB gene encoding molybdopterin-synthase adenylyltransferase MoeB; translation: MEDEVQLSNEEVLRYSRHLIIPEVGLSGQKKLKAAKVLMIGAGGLGSPLGLYLAAAGVGKIGIVDFDVVDLTNLQRQVMHSTPDIGRPKLDSARETLNGINPNVEVETYEERLSSANALGLFGDYDVIVDGTDNFPTRYLVNDACVLLGKPNVYGSILRFDGQVSVFDAKRGPCYRCLYPAPPPPGLVPSCAEGGVLGVLPGIIGSLQALEVIKLILGEGEPLIGRLVLFDALKFKFRELKLRKNPECPICGDNPTIHELIDYEQFCGIAPHVTQPAEVVDGETEITVEQLKTRLDRGDDVFLLDVREPHEYEIVNIGAYLIPLSTLPKRIDELDPSKEIVVHCKSGGRSGRAADFLRRNGFKSVKNLVGGIDEWVEKIDPSLPRY
- a CDS encoding M67 family metallopeptidase, which translates into the protein MESKKQEMLSVIKIPKDAISQIEKHGERAYPEECCGIMLGRSDGNNQMVEEVVELDNEQGENRGRRFFVTPKQYLQMERIAVERKLDLLGFYHSHPDHPAVPSEFDRDHALPWFTYIVVSVSQGKARDISAWLLSDTRDRFDRKEFLVEEEVNSRQ